The window AACACGGTGGCACGACAGGATCGCGAAGAATCGCTCGAGGAGCAGTTGGCCTGGCTCGACGCGATCAAGGAGACGGACGAGGCTCCGCTGAAGGTCAGCTCACCGGCCGCCGCCGCCACGGCGGACGAGCCGGTCTCCTCGCCGTACCCCGAGGACCCGTGGGGGTCGGTCGCGGCCCTGCAGGGCGACACGCCGACCCCGCCGCTGTTCCGCGCCGCCGTCGACTCCGTGTACGGGCCGCACGCCGCCGAGGAGCTGCCCGCCGGGGAGAGCGAGGCCACCGAGTGGCTGGAGACGGTGACCCCCAAGGAGGACCCGGGGGTCACGGGACAGGGCGACCCGTCCGGACGGGCCGACGACCCGTTCCTCGCGCCGCTCAAGCCGCTGCCCCGGCCCGACGAGACCGACCCGTACGCGCTGTCCTCCCCCGGGGCCGAGACGCTGTCCGGTGACGAGACGCTGCCGCGGCTCGACCGGCCGGGAGACAACACCCCCTGGCCCGAGCCGCCGGGATGGCCGGCGTCCCCGTCGGCCCTCGACGAGCCGCGCCCGGCCGCCGCGGAGTCGCGGTCCGGTGCCGCCGAGGAGCACCCGGTGGACGAGCCGCGGCGCACCGCCTTCGAGGCGGCCCCGGCCACCGGCGACGAGGCGGGGCGTCCTGCGGACGAGGCGGTGCGCAGCCCTTTCGAGCTGCGCCTGGGCGACGTGCCGGCGCGCGGCGTCGTCGAGGAGCGTCCGGTCGAGGAGCGTGCGGCAGGGGAGCCGCGGCGCAGCGCCTTCGAGGTGCCGCCGGTCGGTGACACGCCGTGGGGGGCCACGGAGCCGTCCTGGCAGCGCTCCCAGCAGCCGCCCGCCTCCGACCCGCTCACCACCGACACCCGGCCCGCCACCGACTCGTGGTCCACCGACACCCGGTCGGCCACCGACTCGTGGTCCACCGACACCCGGCCCGCGGCCGAGCCTTGGTCCAACGACACGAGACCCGCCGCCGAGCCCTGGTCCACCGACTCGGGCCCCGCCGACACGAGACCCGCCGAGACGAGACCCGCCGAGACGAGACCCGCCGACCCGGGCCCTGCCGACCCGGGCCCCGCCGAAACGAGGCCCGCCGACCTGGGCCCCGCCGGCACGAGGCCCGCCGCCCGGCCCGAGCCGCAGGTCGAGCGGCCGAGGGAGCGGCCGGAGGGACCCGCGCCCGAGCGGGCGCGGCGCCCGGCGCCGGTGTCCGTGTTCGGCACCTCGCCCAGGCCGCCCGCCACCGGCAGGCCCACCGCGGACAGCCTCGACCCCGAGACCCTGCTGCGCGGCCGCCGCAACGCCCCCTCCAAGGGCTGGCGGCGCCTGGTCTACAAGGCGTCCGGCGGATGGATCAAGCCCGGCGAACCCCCGGAGGTGCGCCGTCGCCGCGAGCTGGTCGGCCGCGCCCGTACCCCCGTCGCCACCGGTCACCACCGCGTGGCCGTGCTCAGCCTCAAGGGCGGCGTCGGCAAGACCACGACCACGGTCGGACTCGGCGCGACGCTGGCCCAGATGCGCGGCGACCGGGTCATCGCGATCGACGCCAACCCCGACCGGGGCACGCTGTCCGACAAGCTGCACCTGGAGACCTCGGCGACCGTCCGTGACCTGCTGAACGAACGCGACCAGGTCAAGAGATACGTCGACATCAGGGCGTTCACCTCGCAGGCGCCGTCACGGCTGGAGGTGCTCGCCTCCGACCGCGACCCGTCGGTGTCGGAGGCGTTCAGCGGCGCCGACTACCAGGCCGTCTCCCAGGTGCTGGAGAACTTCTACTCCATCTGCATCACCGACTGCGGCACCGGCCTGCTCCACTCGGCCATGGGCGGGGTGCTCGGCCTGGCCGACCAGCTGGTGCTGGTCAGCTCCCCGTCGGTGGACGGGGCGCGGGCGGCGTCGGCGACGCTCGACTGGCTGGAGGCCCACCACTACGGCCACCTCGTCAAGGACGCGACCGTGGTGCTGTGCAGCGTCCGGCCGCGGTCGAAGTCGGCGGTGGACATCGGCAAGCTGGAGGCCCACTTCGCGGCCAGGTGCCGTGCGGTGGTGCGGGTGCCGTACGACCCGCATCTGGAGGAGGGCGCCGAGATCGACCTCGACCGGCTGCAGGAGGCCACCAGGGACGCCTACCTGCAGTTGGCCGCCTCGGTGGGCGACGGTTTCGCGGGCACGCCGGACGGCTACGCGGGCGACACGGCCGGTGGCCTCGCCGGAGGCCGCGGGCGGGAGTGAGCGGAGGGTGTGGGATTCGAACCCACGAGGCCATCGCTGACCTGGCCGCTTTCAAGGCGGCTGCACTCGTCCACTATGCGAACCCTCCAGTGCGCACACCACCATAGCGGCTGCGGTGGCGCGGGTGTACGCCAAGCGGCGACGGATCCGCCGGGCGCTACGGACGGCGCCCTCCGGGCCCGCCGCCCGCGCGGCAGGCCCTACCCGTCGAGCTGCGAGAGCAGCCAGCGCGGCCCGGCGGTGGTGGCGCCCAGCTCGGTGACGCGCTGCTTCAGGCCCCGGTCGGCGGTCACCACCAGCACCCGCTCCCACGGCCTGGCCCGGCGGACGACCTCGGTGATCGCGTCGTCCCCGCTGCCCGTGGCGGCCACGACCTGGATGCCCTCCACGTCGGGCACCTGCCGGGCGGCGCCCTCCACGACGGCGACGATCCGCGGATACCACTGGGCGAGCACCGCGTGCGTCAGCCGCAGGCCCGCCACCTCGCGGAGCAGGCGGGCTGCGGCGGCCTCCCTGTCGCGCCACCAGCCGTGTTCGGCGCGGGCGCCCACGATGTTGGCCACGTCCAGCACCAGCGTCTCGGGGGAGAGCTGCGGCTCGATCGTGCCCCACGTCTCGGCGAACCCCGGGTGCAGCAGCATCCCGGTCACCTCCGGCAGGGGCAGCCAGCGCATCTCGTCGCTCTCGCCGTTGGCGGGGGCGACGGCCAGCAGGGCGGGCGCGTCGGCGATCACCGTCTCGAACGCCCAGCCGCCGTGGTCGTCCACGTAGACGCCGCGGACGCGCAGTTCGTCGCCGGGCAACGCGGCCTCCTCGTGCGCCTCGCGCAGGGCGGAGGTGACGGCGTCCTCGTGGCTGTCGCGCGCCCCGCCGGGCAGCCCCCACGTGCCGCCGTGGTGACTCCACTCGGCGCGTTTCTGCATCAGCACGTACGGCACACCGGACTCGTCGTGGTGCACCACCAGCAGGCCGGACGCCCCGTGGATGCCCCAGTGCCGGTGCCCTCGCGCGCACTCCGCCCAGCCGTCACCGTCTTTCGCAGCCATGCCCTCGATTCTCGCAGCCTTTCGTCCCGCCGGGCCGGTCAGAACTCGAAGACCAGGCGGGCCGTCACCGCGCTGGACAGGATCTCCTCGAACGACTGGTTGATCTCCTCCAGCTTGCGCGTCTCGTAGCTGACCCTGGTGCGGCCGGCGGCGTGCAGCTGGAAGACCTCGGCCAGGTCGGCCCGGGTGCCGACGATGGAGCCGATGACGGAGATGCCGCCCAGCACGGTCTCGAAGACGGGCAGGCGCATCGCGTTGTCCTTGGGCAGGGAGACCAGCACCAGCCGGCCGCCGCGCCGCAGCGAGGCGTGGGCCTGTTCCAGGACGCGCGGGCTGGCCGCGAGGACGATCGCCACGTCGGCGCCGCCCAGGGCCTGGATCTCGGCGACCGGGTCGCCGGTGGCGGCGTTGACGGTGTGCGTGGCGCCCAGGTCGCGGGCGAGCCGCAGCTTGTCCTCGGTGATGTCGACGGCGACGGTCTCGGCGCCGAAGATCTGCGCGTACTGCTGGGCCAGGTGCCCGAGCCCGCCGATCCCGAAGATCGCGGCGCGCTCGGTGGGCCGCACGCCGGAGACCTTGACGGCCTTGTACGTGGTCACTCCGGCGCAGGTCAAGGGCGCGGCCTCGGCGGGCGAGATGCCCTCCGGCACGGGCACCACGTACTCGGCGTGGGCCACGGCGTACTCGGCGTGACCGCCGTCGAGCGCGTAGCCGGTGTTGAGCTGCGCCTCGCAGAGGGTCTCGCGGCCGCTGACGCAGTAGGAGCAGGTGCCGCAGGCGTAACCGAGCCAGGGGATGGCGACCCGCTCGCCGACCGTGCGGTCGGTCACCGCGGAGCCGACCTTCTCGACGATCCCGACGCCCTCATGGCCGGGTGTGAACGGCGGAGCCGGCTTGACCGGCCAGTCGCCGTGGGCGGCGTGGATGTCGGTGTGGCACAGGCCGCTGGCCTCGATGCGGACGAGGACCTGGTGGGGGCCGGGCTCGGGCACGGGCAGGTTCTGGATCTCCAGGGGCTTGTCGAACGCGGTCACGACGGCAGCGCGCATGGCTTCCACTCTCCTTCGGGTTCACCACCGAGTCTCGCGGTGGCGCGCCGGGCGGAGCAGGGCCGAAAGTCCCGGCGGCGGCGGCCGTCCGTCATGCCGGCCCGGTCAGGTCGCGGCGGTGCTGTCGCGGACGATCAGGGTGGTCGGCAGCTCCGTCCTGGCCGGGGCCCCGCCCGACAGCAGGGCCGCCAGCGCGGCGGCGCCCAGGTCCGACCAGGGCTGGCGGACCGTGGTCAGCGCGGGCGTGATGTGCGTCGCCGCCACCGAGTCGTCGAACCCGACCACGCTCACGTCGCCGGGCACCTGGCAGCCGTACTCGGCCAGTGCCTGGAACACCCCGACGGCCATCGCGTCGGAGCAGGCGAGGACGGCGGTCGGCGGGTCCGGCAGCGCGCCGAGCATCGCCCGGGTGGCGCGCAGTGCGTCGTCGCGCTGGAAGTTGCCGCACACCTCCCAGCGCGGGTCGACGGGCAGCCCCGCTCCGGCCATCGCCTCCCGGTAGCCCGCGAGCCGTTCGGCGGTGCACGGCACGCCGGGCCGGCCGGTGACGACGGCGATCCGCCGGTGGCCGAGGCCGACGAGGTGGACGACGGCGGCGCGGGCGCCGGCCCGGTTGGCCGAGACGACGACGGGCACGCCCGGCGGGGCCTTGCGCCGCGGGTCCACGATCACCACGGGGATCTCGCGGTCGGCCAGCCAGGAGCGCTGCGCGGCGGTCGGACAGGTGCGGACGAGGAGCACTCCCGCGCTGTCGCGGGCGCTCATCCGGTCCAGCCAGGCGGGCGGCGGCTGGCCGTTCTTGGTGCGGCCGACGACGGCCGAGACGACCAGGTCCACGCCGAGCCGCCAGGCCGCGTCCTCGACGCCGCCGAGGATGGCCAGCGCGTACGCCGAGTCCAGGCCCTGCAGCATGACGTCCACCAGGCTGCCCCGGCGGGGCTTGAGCCGCTGCCGGGGATAGCCCCGCCGCTCCAGCACGTCGGCGACGAGGCGGCGGGTGTGGGGGGAGACGCCCGACCTGCCGTTGAGCGCTTTGGAAACGGTTGCGACGGACACCCCGGCCTCGCGGGCGATGACCGCGAGCTTGGGCAGCGGTGCGGGCGTGTTTGCGGCCGTCATGTCCCCAACTGTGCCCGCCGCTTCACCACCAGGCCACCCCCGCGATCGCGAAAATTTCGGGATTTCGGCATCTGTGCTGCTGAGGGCGGTGCGCCGGGGCGTCTGCCATTGACGTTGCGTCCACGCTGACGGAAGGTTTCCTGCAACCGGTTGCATGCCTGCGCCGTGCAAAGGAGTCACCGTGGCCGTCGTCTCGGCACATCCGGCCCGAAGACCACGTCGGGCCGGCAAGCCGTCAACACCCATCTGCCGATCGCGCCGTCCTTGATCGCGATGCTCGGGCTCCTCGTCTCCCCGATGGCCGGCGTGGTCTTCATCCACAGCTGGAACAACGTCCTCTTCGCCCTCATGTTCATCAACGACCAGGAGAAATTCACCGTGCCCGTGGGCCTTTCCTGCAACCTCGGCGCGCTCGCCGCCGCCGGCGTCGTGGCCGCCCTGCCCGTCGTGATCGTCTTCGCCTTCATCCAGCGCCACCTCGTGCAGGGCATGGCCTCCGGGGCGGTGAAGGGATGACCGCCTACCGCAACCCGGTGCTGAACGCCGACTGGTCCGACCCCGACGTGATGCGCGTGGGGGACGACTTCTACCTGACCGTCTCCACCTTCACGAAGGTGCCCGGCCTGCCGATCCTGCACTCCCGCGACCTGGTCAACTGGACGATCATCGGCCACGCCGTGACCAGCGGATACGACGACGTGCGGCCCGGCTGCGGGGTGTGGGCGCCGTCGCTGCGCCACCACGAGGGCCGCTTCCACATCTTCTACGGCGACCCGGACGTGGGCATCTGCGTGGTCACCGCCACCGACCCGCGCGGCCCGTGGACCCCGCCGCACGTCGTCAAACCCGGCCGCGGCCTCATCGACCCGTGCCCGCTGTGGGACGAGGACGGCCAGGCGTACCTGGTGCACGCCTGGGCCAAGAGCCGGGCCGGGGTGAACAACCGGCTCACCCTGCACCGCATGTCACCCGACGCGCGGGAGATCCTCGACGACGGGACGCTCGTCGTGGACGCCGACCTGCTGCCCGGCTACCGCACCCTGGAGGGCCCCAAGCTCTACAGGCACGACGGCCACTACTGGATCTTCGCGCCGGCGGGCGGCGTGGAGTTCGGCTGGCAGTCGGTGTTCAGGTCGCGTTCGATCTTCGGCCCGTACGAGGGCCGCATCGTCCTGGAGCAGGGCGGCACCGACGTCAACGGCCCGCACCAGGGCGGCTGGGTGGACACGCCGTCGGGCGAGCACTGGTTCATGCACTTCCAGGACCGCGGCCCGTACGGCCGGGTCGTCCACCTGCAGCCGATGGCGTGGGAGGACGGCTGGCCCGTCATGGGAGACAAGGGCGAGCCGGTGCCGGGCGGCCCGCTGCCGGTGCCGGGCGGCACGCCGAGCGCGCCGGCCGCTTCCGACGACTTCGCCGGGCCCGCGCTCGGGCTCCAGTGGAGCTGGCAGGCCGACCCCGACCCCGCGTGGTGGCGGCTGGGCGGCGGCGGGCTGCGCCTCGCCTGCGTACCCGGGCCCGCCGACCTGCGTGAACGCCCGTCCGTCCTCGGCCAGCGGCTGCCCGGCGACCCCTGCGTGGTCACCACGCGGGTCACCCTGCACGGCGTAGGCCGGGCCGGGCTGACCGTGCTCGGGTTCACCTGCGCCGACGTGGCCGTGGAGGCGACGCCGGACGGGACGGCCGTGGTGTGCGGGGACGCGCCGCCGGTGCCCGTCGCCGGCGGGACGGCCGTCACCCTGGGCGCGCGGATCGACGCGGGCGCGGTCGTGACGTTCCTGGCCGACACCGGCGACGGCCTGCGTGAGATCGGCGAGCCGTTCCCGGCCACACCGGGCCGGTGGGTGGGCGCGGTGCTCGGCCTGTACGCCGCCGCCCACGGGGACACGCCCACAGGCCACGCGGACTTCGCGTTCTTCACCGTGCAACTCGACACGGACCTCGATGTGGACACCGAAAGGTAGACGTCACACGGCTGCACACCCCCACGGCGCGCGCTGACCGGCGCCGCCACGTCGCTCCTCCTCGGAGCATGCCGGCAGCATCGCCGTCATGCACCCTGGGTCCACCTGGGACGGCCCGGGTGTTCAGGGCAGCGAGGCCGGCAGGCCGAACAGCCCGAAATGCTCATCCCCGATGAAGGACGTCACCTCGGCGATCAGCTCGCCGCGCATCGTCAGCACGTTGACCGACCAGCTCACGTGGGCGCCGGCCGCCTCGTCCCAGAGGTAGCAGCCCACGGCGGGCTGGCCGTTCGCCCGCACCGGCAGGTGCCGCCACGAGCCGCACGTCGTCAGCGGCACCCGGGTCACGAAGTCCATCACGGGCCCGACGCCGTGATACCAGTGCGGCAGCGGCGGCATCGACCAGGTGACGTCCTCAGTGAGCAGCGCCACCAGCGCGTCGGCGTCGCCGTCTTCGAGCGCCGTCGCGAAGCCCGTGACCACCTCCCGCAACCGCGCGTCACCCACCTCGCGCAGCGTCCGCTGCTGGCTGCGGGACGGCACCCGCTCGGCGACGAGCTTGCGGGCCCGCGCCAGCGCGGAGTTGACCGACGCCGTGGAGGTGTCCATCATCGCGGCGATCTCGGCGGCGGCGAACCCGAGCACCTCGAACAGCAGCAACGCCGCCCGCTGGTTGCCCGGCAGGTGCTGCAACGCGGCGACGAAGGCCAGCTCGACGGCCTCTCGCTGCTCGTAGCGCGCCTCGGGGACCGCCGGCCCGGCACCGAGCCCGGCGTCGTCGTAAGGCCCGAGCCAGGCCACCTCGGTCAGGGGCGCGCCGCCCGCCACGACCCGCTCGCTCGACGGCCCGAGGTCCACGGGCAGCGCCCGCCTGCCCCGCGCCTCGACGAGGTCGAGGCAGGTGCGCGTGGCCACGGTGTAGAGCCACGACCGCAGCGTCCCGCGCCCCGTGAACCGCCCCAGCCCACGCCACGCCCGCAGCAGCGCCTCCTGCAACGCGTCGTCGGCGTCGTGGGAGGAGCCCAGCATCCGGTAGCAGTGGGCGTGCAGCTCCCGCCGCAACGGCTCCACCAGCCGCCCGAAAGCGGCCCCGTCGCCGCCACGGGCCATCGCCAGATCGCCGCCCTCACCCGAGGCGGCCACCACCTGCACGGACACCGAACCAGTCACGACGACGATCCTGCCTCATGCCACCGACAGTTCGACCAGCCGGGCCAGGCGCGCGGGTCCAGGGGCTGCGGTTCGGCGAACCCCTCACCGGCGACTCAGCCCCGTCCGCGGTGGCGCCGGGGGCTGGTGACGCGCAGGCAGCGGGTCGCGCCGAAGACCTGTACGCCCCAGAAGGCCGCCGTCGCCAGACCCGCCACCATGGCGGGCAGGAAGTCCGGCAGGGCCCCCACGCGCCCGTCGAGCGCGAGCGGCAGGGTCATGAGCCCGGTCGCCGGCAGCATCACCCAGACCAGGACGCCCAGCGACCTGGTCACCGCCTGCGGTCCCCGGACCCACCGGGCGCCCCGTCCGAGCGCGAACAGCACCAGCCCGCCGTACAGGCTGGTGGCGAGCTGGGCGAGGTCCAGCGCCCGGGAGAGGGCCACGGGCCAGCCGGTGAGGGCGGCACGGTCCGTCGGGTAGAACCGCCAGACCACCGACCACATGAGGACGGTGACCGGTATGCCGGCGACCAGCAGCATCCCCAGCCGCCGCCCGGCCGCGGCCGTCAGCTCGGCCTGGTAGCCGGGTGCGACCTCCTCGACGGCCCCGAACCCGGCCACCGCCAGCCGCTCGGCCTCCGCCCGGTCGAGCCCGCCGGCCTCCAGGGCGTCGGCCGTGTCGGCGAG is drawn from Nonomuraea muscovyensis and contains these coding sequences:
- a CDS encoding MinD/ParA family ATP-binding protein codes for the protein MARQDREESLEEQLAWLDAIKETDEAPLKVSSPAAAATADEPVSSPYPEDPWGSVAALQGDTPTPPLFRAAVDSVYGPHAAEELPAGESEATEWLETVTPKEDPGVTGQGDPSGRADDPFLAPLKPLPRPDETDPYALSSPGAETLSGDETLPRLDRPGDNTPWPEPPGWPASPSALDEPRPAAAESRSGAAEEHPVDEPRRTAFEAAPATGDEAGRPADEAVRSPFELRLGDVPARGVVEERPVEERAAGEPRRSAFEVPPVGDTPWGATEPSWQRSQQPPASDPLTTDTRPATDSWSTDTRSATDSWSTDTRPAAEPWSNDTRPAAEPWSTDSGPADTRPAETRPAETRPADPGPADPGPAETRPADLGPAGTRPAARPEPQVERPRERPEGPAPERARRPAPVSVFGTSPRPPATGRPTADSLDPETLLRGRRNAPSKGWRRLVYKASGGWIKPGEPPEVRRRRELVGRARTPVATGHHRVAVLSLKGGVGKTTTTVGLGATLAQMRGDRVIAIDANPDRGTLSDKLHLETSATVRDLLNERDQVKRYVDIRAFTSQAPSRLEVLASDRDPSVSEAFSGADYQAVSQVLENFYSICITDCGTGLLHSAMGGVLGLADQLVLVSSPSVDGARAASATLDWLEAHHYGHLVKDATVVLCSVRPRSKSAVDIGKLEAHFAARCRAVVRVPYDPHLEEGAEIDLDRLQEATRDAYLQLAASVGDGFAGTPDGYAGDTAGGLAGGRGRE
- a CDS encoding NUDIX hydrolase, which encodes MAAKDGDGWAECARGHRHWGIHGASGLLVVHHDESGVPYVLMQKRAEWSHHGGTWGLPGGARDSHEDAVTSALREAHEEAALPGDELRVRGVYVDDHGGWAFETVIADAPALLAVAPANGESDEMRWLPLPEVTGMLLHPGFAETWGTIEPQLSPETLVLDVANIVGARAEHGWWRDREAAAARLLREVAGLRLTHAVLAQWYPRIVAVVEGAARQVPDVEGIQVVAATGSGDDAITEVVRRARPWERVLVVTADRGLKQRVTELGATTAGPRWLLSQLDG
- a CDS encoding zinc-dependent alcohol dehydrogenase, producing the protein MRAAVVTAFDKPLEIQNLPVPEPGPHQVLVRIEASGLCHTDIHAAHGDWPVKPAPPFTPGHEGVGIVEKVGSAVTDRTVGERVAIPWLGYACGTCSYCVSGRETLCEAQLNTGYALDGGHAEYAVAHAEYVVPVPEGISPAEAAPLTCAGVTTYKAVKVSGVRPTERAAIFGIGGLGHLAQQYAQIFGAETVAVDITEDKLRLARDLGATHTVNAATGDPVAEIQALGGADVAIVLAASPRVLEQAHASLRRGGRLVLVSLPKDNAMRLPVFETVLGGISVIGSIVGTRADLAEVFQLHAAGRTRVSYETRKLEEINQSFEEILSSAVTARLVFEF
- a CDS encoding LacI family DNA-binding transcriptional regulator codes for the protein MTAANTPAPLPKLAVIAREAGVSVATVSKALNGRSGVSPHTRRLVADVLERRGYPRQRLKPRRGSLVDVMLQGLDSAYALAILGGVEDAAWRLGVDLVVSAVVGRTKNGQPPPAWLDRMSARDSAGVLLVRTCPTAAQRSWLADREIPVVIVDPRRKAPPGVPVVVSANRAGARAAVVHLVGLGHRRIAVVTGRPGVPCTAERLAGYREAMAGAGLPVDPRWEVCGNFQRDDALRATRAMLGALPDPPTAVLACSDAMAVGVFQALAEYGCQVPGDVSVVGFDDSVAATHITPALTTVRQPWSDLGAAALAALLSGGAPARTELPTTLIVRDSTAAT
- a CDS encoding glycoside hydrolase family 43 protein → MTAYRNPVLNADWSDPDVMRVGDDFYLTVSTFTKVPGLPILHSRDLVNWTIIGHAVTSGYDDVRPGCGVWAPSLRHHEGRFHIFYGDPDVGICVVTATDPRGPWTPPHVVKPGRGLIDPCPLWDEDGQAYLVHAWAKSRAGVNNRLTLHRMSPDAREILDDGTLVVDADLLPGYRTLEGPKLYRHDGHYWIFAPAGGVEFGWQSVFRSRSIFGPYEGRIVLEQGGTDVNGPHQGGWVDTPSGEHWFMHFQDRGPYGRVVHLQPMAWEDGWPVMGDKGEPVPGGPLPVPGGTPSAPAASDDFAGPALGLQWSWQADPDPAWWRLGGGGLRLACVPGPADLRERPSVLGQRLPGDPCVVTTRVTLHGVGRAGLTVLGFTCADVAVEATPDGTAVVCGDAPPVPVAGGTAVTLGARIDAGAVVTFLADTGDGLREIGEPFPATPGRWVGAVLGLYAAAHGDTPTGHADFAFFTVQLDTDLDVDTER
- a CDS encoding sigma-70 family RNA polymerase sigma factor, which translates into the protein MTGSVSVQVVAASGEGGDLAMARGGDGAAFGRLVEPLRRELHAHCYRMLGSSHDADDALQEALLRAWRGLGRFTGRGTLRSWLYTVATRTCLDLVEARGRRALPVDLGPSSERVVAGGAPLTEVAWLGPYDDAGLGAGPAVPEARYEQREAVELAFVAALQHLPGNQRAALLLFEVLGFAAAEIAAMMDTSTASVNSALARARKLVAERVPSRSQQRTLREVGDARLREVVTGFATALEDGDADALVALLTEDVTWSMPPLPHWYHGVGPVMDFVTRVPLTTCGSWRHLPVRANGQPAVGCYLWDEAAGAHVSWSVNVLTMRGELIAEVTSFIGDEHFGLFGLPASLP
- a CDS encoding permease prefix domain 1-containing protein — encoded protein: MRIDDYVGELERALTGPYGPKHDLLVEARDSLADTADALEAGGLDRAEAERLAVAGFGAVEEVAPGYQAELTAAAGRRLGMLLVAGIPVTVLMWSVVWRFYPTDRAALTGWPVALSRALDLAQLATSLYGGLVLFALGRGARWVRGPQAVTRSLGVLVWVMLPATGLMTLPLALDGRVGALPDFLPAMVAGLATAAFWGVQVFGATRCLRVTSPRRHRGRG